DNA sequence from the Alphaproteobacteria bacterium genome:
TCGCAGCACTACTCATCTATATTGGTGTATATATTGCCGTTGCCGTCATTGTTGTAGCGGCCATTGCCTTTGCATGGTATGGGGTAAAGTTCTATTTTTTGCGTAAAGAAATCGAGAAAGCCATGCGCGAACATCAGGGCGAAAACTTCAGTGATGCACTACGCAGCACACGCGCTGGCCAGCAAGAAGATAACGGCCCCGTGATTGATGGTGAGTTCGAAGAAGTTGATGACTCTGATAACACCAAAGTTTAAAATAAATCGCCTTGTTGGTGTAGGTTTGAATCTTTGCTGCCCACCGCTTTTACCAATTTTTTGCCGTCTTTAAGCTCAACCACCAATGATTGTCCCGCTGTAATAGACGCAGCAGAGGTTATGGGCTGATTGGTATTTTCATCCCGAATCAAAGCAAACCCACGCTCCAGCACCCGTTCATAATTCAGGGTTTCCAACATGCGGCTTTGTTCGGCAACACGGCGCGCTTTATCTTTTAGCAAGCGTGAATAAGCATTCTGGCATTGCTCATGCAACCGTATCAGCTCTTTGTTATGACGCTTCACACCCTGCGTTAATACGGCGGGGCTAAAACGTAGCGTCTGCAAAATCCGCGATTTGAAGGTGAGCAGTTTAGGCATAGCATTACCCAGACGCTCGCTCCACTCATCCAAACGCTGCGTAGCTTGCTCGGTCAATAATGGCAATCGCGGCAGAGCGCGGGCATAATAGGCCAATGCATCTGCACGTTGCTGCAAGTTACGATGCGATGCGCGAGCAAGGCGTTGGCTATATTCCTGAATTGCCAACCGCCATTCTTCGCGCACAGGAACCGCCATTTCTGCGGCTGCTGTAGGAGTCGGCGCCCGACAATCCGATGCATAATCTATCAAAGTCGTATCTGTTTCATGCCCTACCGCCGAAATTAGCGGAATCTGCGATTCTGCAGCGGCGCGCACCACCACTTCCTCGTTAAACGCCCACAAATCTTCGATAGAGCCCCCACCACGAGCCACAATCAGCAAATCTGGCACGGGGTAATTTCCCCCTGCGTTAAATCCACGAATCGCCGCTGCAATCTGCTCTGCTGCGTCTTCGCCTTGCACTGCAACGGGCCACACCACCACATGGCATGGAAACCGATCACGCAGACGGTGTAAAATATCTCGTATAACTGCGCCAGTGGGTGACGTTACCACACCAATCACCTGCGGCATAAAGGGCAAAAGCTGTTTACGTGCCGGATCAAACAAACCTTCTGCGGCCAAGGCCTGCTTGCGTTTCTCCAGCAGTGCCATAAGCGCTCCTGCTCCCGCAGGTTCCATGTGCTCGATCACAATTTGATAATTTGAGCGCCCGGGATAGGTGGTAACACGACCCGTAGCAACCACCTCCAACCCATCTTCGGGTTTGAATGCCAGCTTTTGAAACGATCCGCGCCACATGACTGCGCTAATGGCAGCCTTTTCATCTTTTACCGTAAAATAACAATGGCCTGAAGAATGCGGACCTCGATAGCCCGAGAGTTCGCCCCTTAGTCGCACACGCCCAAAAGCATCTTCTACCACGCGCTTAATTGCACCGGAGATTTCACTTACCGAATATTCTGTTAAATTATGACTGGTAATTGCATCGGACATGCAGCGGGTGTAGCATAATTCCCTCAGATACGCAGCAGGTTTTTATGGCTACGGCTTGCAAAAAAACGATTTTGATAGTAGTGGATGCGGGTATAGATTTATTCCTGTATCAATATTTTAAAAAGGATGGGGTAATGGCAGCGGTGTTGAAAATTCTTCTAATAGGCTCTGGCGGCAGAGAACACGCGCTGGCGTGGAAAATCGCCCAATCTCCTTTGGTAGACACGCTGTTTTGCGCTCCCGGCAATGCGGGTATAGCGCAAGTGGCCACCTGTGTTTCTCCGGCAAACTTGCTCAGTTTCTGCGAAAAAGAAGCGATTGATCTGATAGTAATTGGCCCCGAACAACCATTGGTAGACGGTGTTTCGGATAAACTTCGCAAAGCAGGGTTTGCGGTTTTTGGTTGCTCTAAGGCCGCCGCACAGCTCGAAGGATCGAAGCGCTTTACCAAAGAATTATGCGATAAATATGCCATTCCTACCGCCGAGTATGCCAGTTTTGATAGCGCACAGCCTGCCCTTGAATATATTGCCACAAAAGGCGCGCCCATTGTGATCAAGGCTGATGGCTTGGCAGCGGGCAAAGGCGTAACTGTAGCTCAGAGCGTGAATGAAGCCAATGCTGCAATTGAGGATATTTTCAGCGGAAAATTTGGCAGTGCCGGAAATTCTGTGGTAATCGAAGAATGTTTGTTTGGTGAAGAAGTTAGCTTTTTTGCGTTGTCCGATGGCACGCAAGTACGCCCATTTGGCGATGCCCAAGACCATAAGGCCGTGGGTGAAGGCGACACCGGCCCCAATACCGGCGGTATGGGAACCTATAGTCCTGCGCCCATTTTTGATTCTGCCATGCAACGCCGCGTGATGGACACTATTATTACCCCCAGCATAGCCGCCATGGCAGGCGAAGGCACACCATTCACCGGCGTATTATTTGCCGGTTTAATGATATCTGCCGAAGGCGAGCCAAAACTGATTGAATATAATGTACGTTTCGGCGACCCCGAAACTCAGGTGCTTATGATGCGCTTAAAATCTGATATTGTGCCAATATTAATGGCATGCGCCGCTGGACACGGACTAGAGCAATGCGAAATTCGCTTTCATGATGCTTCAGCGCTTTGTGTTGTAATGGCCGCCAGCGGCTACCCGGGAAAATATGTAAAAGATACGGTAATTCATGGGCTAGACACAGCAGTTAATCACGGAGATGTGCAAATATTCCATGCCGGAACCGCTAAAAAAGACGGTAATATTATTTCTACAGGTGGCCGCGTGCTTGGCATAACCAGCCTTGCGCTAAGCGTAGCCGAAGCACAACGCCTTGCTTATGCCACAGTAGATCGTATTGACTGGCCACAGGGATTTTGCCGTCGCGATATCGGCTGGCGTGCGATAAAAGCAAACGCCTAAAACCCTACCTAATCATGTCAGCATTCCCGGGAATCGGCTTTCGCACACATTCTCGCGGCTTAGACTGACACGCACTCACCAACGCCATAACAATACATATAAGAACTATTTTTTTCATGCTGCCATCATAAAGGGCTTTTGCATCTATACAAGCACAACTCCAACAGTTCTGGACAGCTTAAGAACAATAGAGTATGTCTTTTTGCCATAAAGAAACAATAAAGGGCAGGCAAAACCATGGTCATGCAAGTCAGCGGCACACCCGATGCAAGCGCCACTAAAGATGCATTAAAACATCCAAATAAACATCCTCGCGGCTTATACGCGCTGTTTTTTACCGAAATGTGGGAACGCGCCAGCTACTATGGGATGCGCGCCCTATTGGTGTTGTTTTTAGCGGCCAATGTTGCCGAAGGAGGCATGGGGCTGGACGATAAAACTGCTGCCGCAATTTATGGTATATACACCGCAGCGGTGTATTTATTTGCCATGCCGGGCGGCTGGATTTCTGATCGCCTGATGGGTATGAAAAACGCCGTATTTTATGGTGGCTGCATCATTGCCGCCGGACATTTTTCTATGGCACTCCCATGGGATCAGACCTTCTATCTGGGTTTGGTGCTGATTGTATTAGGGACAGGCTTGCTTAAACCCTGTATTAGCAGTGTGGTCGGCGAATTGTATAAAGGCGATTCGGGCGCCCGCCGCGATGCCGGATTTTCTATCTATTATATGGGTATCAATCTGGGCGCCATACTCGGCCCCCTCATTTGTGGCTATCTGGGCGAAAACGTAAACTGGCATTATGGCTTTGCAGCCGCCGGTATTGGCATGGTGCTGGGTTTAATTCAGTTCAAACTTTCCAGTAAAAAGCATTTAGCTGGGGTAGGGGATTTTGATCGCCCCGCAGCCGATGACACCGCCGCATGGGCAAAAATCCGCCTTGGCTGGATATGCGTTGCCATTGGTACACTGGCTTTTTGCGCCTTTGCAGGTGCTGCGATTATGGGCATGGTTCCCATTAATCCCGCGCTGATCGCTGCGAATGGCAGTGTTGTGATTGCCATTTTAGCACTGGGATATTTTTGCTATATCTATTATGGCGGCG
Encoded proteins:
- the xseA gene encoding exodeoxyribonuclease VII large subunit, with the translated sequence MSDAITSHNLTEYSVSEISGAIKRVVEDAFGRVRLRGELSGYRGPHSSGHCYFTVKDEKAAISAVMWRGSFQKLAFKPEDGLEVVATGRVTTYPGRSNYQIVIEHMEPAGAGALMALLEKRKQALAAEGLFDPARKQLLPFMPQVIGVVTSPTGAVIRDILHRLRDRFPCHVVVWPVAVQGEDAAEQIAAAIRGFNAGGNYPVPDLLIVARGGGSIEDLWAFNEEVVVRAAAESQIPLISAVGHETDTTLIDYASDCRAPTPTAAAEMAVPVREEWRLAIQEYSQRLARASHRNLQQRADALAYYARALPRLPLLTEQATQRLDEWSERLGNAMPKLLTFKSRILQTLRFSPAVLTQGVKRHNKELIRLHEQCQNAYSRLLKDKARRVAEQSRMLETLNYERVLERGFALIRDENTNQPITSAASITAGQSLVVELKDGKKLVKAVGSKDSNLHQQGDLF
- the purD gene encoding phosphoribosylamine--glycine ligase codes for the protein MKILLIGSGGREHALAWKIAQSPLVDTLFCAPGNAGIAQVATCVSPANLLSFCEKEAIDLIVIGPEQPLVDGVSDKLRKAGFAVFGCSKAAAQLEGSKRFTKELCDKYAIPTAEYASFDSAQPALEYIATKGAPIVIKADGLAAGKGVTVAQSVNEANAAIEDIFSGKFGSAGNSVVIEECLFGEEVSFFALSDGTQVRPFGDAQDHKAVGEGDTGPNTGGMGTYSPAPIFDSAMQRRVMDTIITPSIAAMAGEGTPFTGVLFAGLMISAEGEPKLIEYNVRFGDPETQVLMMRLKSDIVPILMACAAGHGLEQCEIRFHDASALCVVMAASGYPGKYVKDTVIHGLDTAVNHGDVQIFHAGTAKKDGNIISTGGRVLGITSLALSVAEAQRLAYATVDRIDWPQGFCRRDIGWRAIKANA
- a CDS encoding peptide MFS transporter, with the protein product MVMQVSGTPDASATKDALKHPNKHPRGLYALFFTEMWERASYYGMRALLVLFLAANVAEGGMGLDDKTAAAIYGIYTAAVYLFAMPGGWISDRLMGMKNAVFYGGCIIAAGHFSMALPWDQTFYLGLVLIVLGTGLLKPCISSVVGELYKGDSGARRDAGFSIYYMGINLGAILGPLICGYLGENVNWHYGFAAAGIGMVLGLIQFKLSSKKHLAGVGDFDRPAADDTAAWAKIRLGWICVAIGTLAFCAFAGAAIMGMVPINPALIAANGSVVIAILALGYFCYIYYGGGIDAEEKNRMKAAGILFFVAALFWAGFEQSGSSFNLFAVRYTDRTMFGWEMPASWLQSVNALFIVTLAPFFAAMWVKLGARNLNPSSPVKFAIGVILLGLGFGVMALAAELVVQGNMVLPTWLVLTYLLHTMGELCLSPIGLSLVTKLAPKNFSAQMMGFWFMSSAIGNLMAGVLAGEMGHADLEQMPATFTQLLMMCCAAGVVLILCRKPIQRWMSGVK